ttcaggctctctgttctcttccactgatctgtgtctgtttttgtgaaagtgccatactgtcttgatgattacagctttgtaacagagctgcttaaagtctggaattgtgatgccgccaacttcggttttctttttcaacattcctctggctatttggggtcttttctggttccctataaattttaggattatttgttccatttctttggaaaacattgatggtattttgatagggattgtgttaaatgtgtaattgctttaggtagcatatacactatatatatttcacaatatttgttcttccaaaccatgagcatggaatgtttttcagtttctttcatgagtactctatagatttctgagtacagattgtttgcctctttggttaggtttattcctaggtatcttatggtttggggtgcaattgtaaatgggatcgactccttaatttctctttcttctgtcttgctgttggtgtatagaaatgcaactgatttctgtgcattgattttatattctgacactttgctgaattcctatatgagttcttacagttttgaagtggagtcttttgggttttccacatgaagtatcatatcatctgcaaagagtgagaatttgacttctttgccgaattggatgccttttatttctttttgttgtctgattgctgaggctaggacttctagtactatgttgaatagcagtaatgacagtggacagccctgccagtTCCTGACCTTCGGGgaaaaagctcttagtttttccccattgggaatgatattcactgtgggtttttcatagatggcttttatgatattgaggtatgtaccctctatccctacactgtgaagagctttgatcaagaatggatgctgtactttgtcaaatgcttttttaacatctattgagagtatcatatggttcttcttctttcttttattaatgtattatatcacattgattgatttgcacgatgttgaaccaaccatgcagccaggagtaaatcccacttggtcagggcgaataatccttttaatgtactattggatcctattggctagtactttggtgagaatttttgcatccatgttcatcagggagattggtctgtaattttcctttttaatagggtctttctctggtttggggatccaaggtaatgctgacctcataaaatgagtttggaagttttccttccatttctattttttggaacagtttcgggagaaaaggtattaattcttctttaaatgtttggtagaattcccctgggtagccatctggccctgggcttgtttgttaggagatttttgattacttcaatttccttgttggttatgggtctgttcaggttttctatttcttcctggttcagttttggcagtttatatgtccctaggaatgcatccatttcttccagattgtctgtctctggcacacagccctatttggagtctccaaacccagccaatTTCTGCAGCACGCTCCCGCACCCCTCcttctggggaggaagggggtgggtcTCTCTGGacctgccacttgtggggtccctgctcaaagagcagtgaaCCGACTGTGCTGGgaatcatggtttatggcaaccctgagctgagagcccactcctcagctccatctttgCAGCCAGCTTACCCGCTCCAACACCCGGGAGCTCTGCCGCACTCATgtacccctggtctttctgtggccccaagggacctgagaccacattgtctcAGCAAGGGCTCCACTCCCCACTTCGCCTCTGGAGCAGCATCCCTCAGTGGAGGAGACCTATAAAAGTTGCGACTCTGTGCTCCTCTGTTCTattgcttgccaggagctggcccctccccaccatgatCTGTCTTCCCATATatcgcctcagattcacttctctgaacatcctaccttccagaaagtggtcacttttctattcctagaattgctgctattcttttcttcgatatctttttgagttcataggtgttcagaatggtttgataattatctagctgaattcctgggacccaacgaaatttaggtctcctactcctccgccatgttgctcctccttcccacttaaatatattttatttcattttatttatttatttatttatttatttatttaagattttatttatttgacagagatcacaagtaggcagagaggcaggcagagaaagaggaggaagcaggctccccgcggagcagagagcccgatgtggggctcgatcccaggaccctaggatcatgacctgagctgaaggcagaggctttaacccactgagccacccaggtgccccttatttatttatttgacagagatcacaaataggcagagaggcaggcagagaaagagaggaggaagcaggctccctgcagagcagagagcccaatgtggggcttgatcccaggaccctgggatcatgacctgagccaaaggcagaggctttaacccactgagccacacaggcaccccttcacttaaatatttttaatgcttttccaGGACCTACTTTGATGACCAATGGAGTCCATCCAGAAGCATCTTGAGACCCTAGGGTATAGTTCTAAAGAGAAGCCATCAGATATCTGATCCTTTTACtagttttccctcctcctctctccctcaactTCCCTAGCACCATTTTCAGGACATCTCATTTATTTAGTAGACAGATCAGTCTAAGTTCTCACACATCtcagttttcatcaaatttgtaaATCCTTTCCTGGAGAAGGAAAGATGCCTGCCCCTACCCAGGAGCTCTGCATTTTGTAgcctttatttctgctctggttTGTACTCTCCAGCTCATCTCCTTCCTCTTGCATGTCCCATACATACCCACCAGCATTTATGCTGGAGTCACCAGCCTCTATCCAGGTACCAGGCACAAGATTTTGAGGGCGATGCCCATGAGGTCAAACACTGAAGCTGCTACTAAGAAATTAAGGGACCTTGAACAGTGACTTGACCTTTctgagtttgtttccttttatgtaCCATCATGCTAAAATAATTCTTACCTAATAGAATGATGGCAAGAATTTTCTAGAGGAAAAAAGTAGACACTGTtagttccttttctctcttcccctcccagcAAAGTGGGTGAAATGTCAATGAGTTACGCCCATAGGAAGGGAGTCTGTGAGCCACTCTGAGCTGTTGTGTCTCCTACCATGCAGAACTGCTGTtcctgcttttctgtttctgccttCATGATGTACCAGCTCCCAAGGGAATTATCGGTCTTTGATCTGTTAAACATAAGACAcaagtgtgggagagggagaaataagaaTCTTCACTTCAATTAAAGGGCGAGTCTAGTTTTGAGAATGTAAGTCTTAAATACTTTTcagttgtttctctttcttagtcACAGCAAAACTCCATTGTTTATCTGCTGTTCTCAGGGCTCTTCTCTCCTCAGGACCTCATACTGGGTCTTGCTTAGGGTAACTAATCATCACACTCAAAACTGGCCATTTCAGCACTAAAAGTCCCAGGACACCTCAGGAGGCTGGTTGTCCTCACTAGCAATGACCTGTCACTACTGAATGCATATTTTCCGAGTCTTGTGCTCTGGCTGGCTGCTGCCCAGTGCTGGATAACCTAAGAATCAAATCAAGTTCGTGTTTAAGACTAGCAAGTAGAGGCACCaaaagttaagggaaaaaaatattaagaattacatttatttttgaaagcatTGAAATAGTTACCATGGGATAAGTCAGAACTTTAACTTCACTACACTTATGGTTTATTTTACATCTATTTATGAATTATACTTAGGCAGGAGCCCCATAATCTCAGCTTATGGTCTCAGAAGGTCTTCAGAGTAGCCTCTTTGAAGAATTTAAGACAAAAACCAGACGTTCATATTAGCCCACATACTTGCTGGTATTCTCCATTCCTTCTTCACATCCTGATTTCCAGCCAGGATCATTTCCTTTTAGCACAAAGAACTTCCTTTAGAATTTCATGTACTGCAGACCTACTGGCAACAGCTTCAattgtctgaaaatatctttattttgccttcatttttcaaGGATATTTTTTCCCACTGGCTATAGAATTCCAACTTGAATTTTGTTTTAGCATTTTAGAGCGATCATTCCACACTCTGACTtacattgtttctgatgagaagcaGGCATCATTCTTACTGCTGCCCAGAATGGTAATGTGACCTTTTAACAGTTTGACTACAATGTTCGTAGTTGTGGAGGCAGGGGTAGGATAGGGGAGGAAGAACACAGGTCTATACAACAATATTAGCAATGTTTTAGTTCTTAGGTTGATTCTGttaacctggaaaaaaaaaaaa
This DNA window, taken from Lutra lutra chromosome 10, mLutLut1.2, whole genome shotgun sequence, encodes the following:
- the LOC125078180 gene encoding uncharacterized protein LOC125078180 isoform X2; the encoded protein is MGGLRHYKKQKTRDKKRKQMGTWVAQVNRINLRTKTLLILLYRPVFFLPYPTPASTTTNIVVKLLKGHITILGSSKNDACFSSETISKTDNSLGSWYIMKAETEKQEQQFCMVGDTTAQSGSQTPFLWA